The Pyrus communis chromosome 12, drPyrComm1.1, whole genome shotgun sequence genomic sequence cgatattttatggttttggttgatgcatctacccaatggtcacatgtttgtctcttgtctaaTCGAAATGTACATTTTGCGAGACTTCTCgctcagataattaagttgcaagcacagttcccagattatcccattaagtcaatccgacttgataacactggtgaatttacgtctcaaacatttgatgattactgcatgacattaggcattgatgttgaacaccctgttcctcatgtccatactcaaaatggtctagcagaagcatttattaagTGGCTTCAATTAATAGTTCgcactctgctcatgaaaacaaaattgccagtttCTGCATAGgaacatgccatcttacatgctgcagCATTGGTTCGATTAAGACCTATAGCTAACCACCAATACTCTTCAGTACAACTTGTGTTTggacatcagccaaacatttcacatttacgagtttttggttgtgctgtttatgtgcaTATTGCACCGCCGCAACacactaaaatgggacctcagcgCAGGCTGGGAATTTATGtaggttttgattcaccatctatcattagatatttggaactcTTGACAAATGATATGTTTACAactcgttttgctgattgtcactttgatgagacagtcttcctgtcattagggggagaaaagaccgttccagaagaatggCAAGAGCTGGCATGGGTTGTACCtaccttgtctcattttgattCACGAAtcactcaatgtgaaaatgatcatttattttcaaagtattgctaatcaaataccaaatgcatttaatgatgctatgaaagtgacaaaatcacatataccagctacaaatgcacctgcaagaattgatgtccttgttggacaaaataaagtgacGGCAAATTATTCATCTGGTGCACGTCTAAAGCGTGGTAGACCCTCAAGTTCAAAAGATTCATCCTttcgaaagagaaagacaagggcacagctgaatccaaatgaaatcattcaggaaaagataatgaatgaaaaatccacaactcatgattctgtactttcagaaaaagaaaatgtccttgataaGACATATGTCCCTGAAGAGACAaaggtacatgaaagcaaagaaatctccataaattatgcatgtactaatgaattgtgggatcataatgaaataatcatcgacgaTATGTTCGCATTcgcagtagccactgaaatcatattaagtgatgatattgagccccgctctattgatgaatgcaaacagagacaagattAACCTATTGAGCCCCGCTctattgatgaatgcaaacagagacaagattaacctaagtggaaagatgcaatccaagcagaattaaattccttagaAAGGCGAAgtgtttttggaccagtagtccaaactCTTCCTGATGTAAATctcgtgggttacaaatgggtattcacaagaaagcacaatgagaaaaacaagattgcaagatataaagcacgactcattgcacaaggcttttcgcaaagacctggaattgattatgaggagacatactctcctgtaatggacgcaattatgttctgttacttaataagtttaatggtttcagaaaaacttgacatgcaacttatggatgtcatcactgcgtatctatatggagaattagatactgaggTATACATGAAGGTCCCATAAAGACTTAAGTTTCCTGAAACAACTAgcaaaccacgaggtatgctctcaatcaaattaaggcgatcattgtataggctgaaacaatctggacaAATGtagtataatcgtctcagtgagtatttgatcaaagaagggaatactaacaatgtcatttgcccttgtgtgttcattaagaaatccaattctggatttgctatagtggcaatatatgttgatgatatgaacctagttggaacccctgacgagctcaataaaactgttgaatacttggaaagcgaatttgaaatgaaagaccttgggaaaacaaaatattgtctcggcctgtAAATCAagcattgtgctagtggaattttggtccatcaatcagcttacattgaaaaaatcctgaagcgatttggcatgaacaaggcttatccactcagtACGCCAATGGTCGTTCATTCTTtagacattaagaaagatccattccgtccaaaagaagatgatgaaatggtcTTTGGTCTAGAAGTACCATATATGAGTGCAATAGgtgttttattatatttagCACGATGTACTAtaccagatatagctttttcagttaacttgttagcaaggtatagcttTGCTCCAACAATTCATCATTGGAAAGAAGTCAAAGATGTTTTGCGATACCTTtgtgggacaacagacatgaGTCTCTTCTACTTAAaaaaatccacaaatgaccaaATTCTTGTTTGGATATATAGATGCTGGTTTTCTCTCTGATCCATATAAAGCCTACTCataaactggatatgtgttcaataatggaGATACAACAATCTCATGGTGCTCAACAAAGCAGACactagttgctacatcttcaaatcacttagaaatacttgctttacatgaaccaagtcgtgaatgttcttggttaagatcaccGATTCATCATATCttgaattcatgtggtctaacttCAAAAATAGACACtccaactgtcatccatgaagataatgcagcatgtgttgcccaaatgaaggaaggattcatcaagagttataagactaaacacatatctccaaagtttttcattGCACATGAACTTCaaaaggctaaagttattgaagtcagacaaaacTGTTCCAATGAAATCTAGCAAACCTGTTCACCAGATATCTATCAAAGTGCACGTTCGTCTAGTGCAGAGTATtggattacgtcgacttaccaatcagctaaatttgaagaatgcggaatcagggagagatacatatcagggggagcatccatgataaatgcatgttgtactctttttccttcgattaagATTTTtaccactgggtttttcctatcaaggttttaatgaggcaatataaacatacataacACTATATCAAGGTAAAGTTGTATTCTTTTTCCTttgctatggttttttcccactaggtttttccgagcaaggttttaatgaggcaactaatgttgatatgtgggcatccaagggggagtgttgtagaATTAGTGGATGAATGCCCACTCAAAGGAATAAAGACTTGGGAATAATATTTGATACTTTCAAAAGTGTCATCATTGTATTTGGATGATTGTTATTACGGGAGCTACTCTATAAATAAAACACTCCGTGTGCTATCAAAACACATTGcgaaagaaagaatcaaagaaataatatcagtatccctCCCTCTCTTTATCTGCTATCCTTTTGTGTTATAGCTACTAAAGTTATAGTGTAATATTTTGCACCCACTTCGCTCCTGTCCCTAGCAAATGTtatttctctaacttttgcctatttataacagtattatatatatatatatatatttattttttttttataaaatcataCATCTTTTAGTTTGCATAAAACTCTTAAATTCTATTCACTAATAGTTAAAACAAtaggtctttttttttctctttaccCAACGACACTCATCCTAAAACTAAATTTAACTCTTATATTTTGTAAACAAGTCAATAactcttaaaattaaaatctaaagtcTACTTTAGTTTTATCCAAAAATATTCTTTTACATTGCCAACCAAAAGAATAATAAACTTTGAGCTTTTCCTCCTTCCCTTGTTGAATTTCATATGTTTTATCCTCCAAATTTCCAACCCAAAACAATATTAAGGTTTGTAAATCTCTCTGTTCTCTTTAACTTTTTACTAATAATAtagtctaaaaacatgatctccttagcatttttcATTGACTTGATATTGGAaggttaatttattttaatcctctttaattttgattaacAACTCTCTATATTGACTTGATATTGGAAGGTTAATTTTAACATGAAAAAAAGCATTTAGCgcctaaaagaaattaattagcTCATAACTCCAAGCATGTATTATACACTCTGGTaaacattatctttttttttttttaacatttaagtGAGGTCCATCCTCACATAAAATCCTGGCTTCGCCACTAACTAGAGTTAACCTGTTGGAGATGGGAGCATGGCAAATCAAAATACAAACCAAACCCATAAAAATAACAAGGCAATGCTAGAAAGATTAAagttgtagacaaaattttagaaactaaaagacataaaagttgatgattggtttattatgtaagtgttgataaacgtgctcatttatataggtgatacatcatttagaccatctccaaaggcgACGCGAAATTATAAGAGTCAAATTACAATTGATGGTTGATGTGGCAATCTAAAgtcttatttcaaattttatacTTCTCCAACTGAACTatcaaatgttattttattatttaaatagaactttaaatggttgtaattataaaaaaaatgttgaaacaaaatttttattggttgagATGTTAGTGGAATAAGGGATCTaccattaaaattaattaaaaataattttgacaTTAATGTCAAATTTAACTTCAAATCCCAAAACCTTCAAATTCACTCAACAAATAGCATTTTGGTTGGAGAGACatttgatgtcaaatatgcacAATGACATTCCACCTAAGattttaacatattttttgGAAATACtcttagtttacaaattttatctcCAATTTAGTTTCTCTCACActacccaaaataatattaaaaataatgattattataataataattgaatgaaaatacaTTTAACATGCTTGATTTCATtgattattttacttttttagtGATGCTATTTATAGTGTTCTTCACTAATCACCTCAAACCACCAGTCCTAGTGCTAATCTTCACTATTCACTAATCTAGCAGGTGGAGTTTGCTGGGTTACGTCCACCAGTGGGCCTTAACTCAAATcgagaaatttggaaaaataatcaaaatttaggctctatataaaattatagtgacgtttttaagtttatgataattataattaaaagttGATATGAGAGTACTGATATATCCTTAAAATGAATTTTCCTATAAcaaccaagaaacaaaatcctacaaaaacactcaaaacgtTGTTAGTTTTCATTCTTAGGATTGAAAATACGTGTAAGAACGCAAAATCCAACTGtccatatatgtgtattttagATTCCTAGagtttctcagcaaccaaacagagtaTAACAAGGACCCAAAAGTCATATTAGTTGATATCTCTTCTCTCAATTTTTGTTACGTGGATTTTTTTATCTAATAGTTTTCCTGCTTTTACTTGTTTGTTCACATATAAGTCCCATGCACTGCGTCGAGGGATGATAAGCCTTTCTCAAGCTTCTGCAAATGCAGCAATTCTACTTTTCTGATGCAAATGAGAAgcgcaaaaaaaacaaaagcacacATGCATAAAGATATGTATGCAATAGAGAGAGAGCTAGAGTTACAAAGACAGTGGTGAGCTAGGCGCTAGCTTCGGTGGAGATGACGGTGGCTGCGGAGTTGATAGTGTCAACGCTGCTATCCATGATTGCTTGTGTGATCCCATAAAGCTCGTTGCTTTGCTTTTGGAGCTaaattcctcttctttttttttttctcaaacaaACAACTGTGGCGAAGATTGACTAAATGGGTTTCGAATACCCTGCTATGTGACCGGAGAACGACAGTTTTCTGGCTAGATTCGACTGACATGGCAAATTCGATCTGAATGAACATTTCTCGAACctgaattttaaaaattttcgttTTGGTTTTATGGGAAAACTCATTTTAAGGGTATGTTACTAGTTTCATGTAAAATTTCGGTTTTAATTATCATTAACTTAAAACGGTGGCTATAATTCAATATAGGGTTCaaaatttggttaattttgcAAACGTCCCACTCAAACCACGCAAGGTGCTAACCTATATTTACTTGAAACACGAAAAGCACCTAGTGAAATGCTTTTAGGTTAGAATAATGAAGTTGTTATTGGAGCTTCAAAGTAGTCATTTTgcaattgttattaacactgttctaaaaatccctgcCTAGCACCAGCGCTAGACGGTTGGCCACCActccgattaatgcctagacatttgaaaattaagaaatgacgccTAAACCTGATGAGGCACCCACGTAGACACCCGCCTAGCCCACCCAGACCCGCCTAGGCACTCGcttaggttgcgactcacttaaacagaaaatagataactttcattttgtaatttattttttttcaataaattataaccaactTGCAGAATAGTTAAAATgcacacacattatatgcttgttccccatgttttcattatgttccaatacttcataatatatatatcattctattttgtgatttatgatgaaaaaatatattttttaagtataaacaaacacttatttatacgaaatataatagatttacttaaatccgtctagtcCACTTAGGAGCCCTCATAGACCCCACCTACCCGTCCAAGCACTAGGTCCCAACCCGCCGTCCGAGTAGCGCCTATCGTCTTTTAGAATCTTCATtcttaatcaagaaaaataaggGTACGAGTGCAAATTGACTAGTTGAAAGAACTAAGCAACAATTCCCTGGAAgtacccaaaaaaagaaaaaaaatcacagaAACAATCAGTTGGAGGTGAATGCGTTGCGTGTGTTTAGCATGGCACAAAAAATCACAGTAGTGCCTTTTTCAGAAGCAGCCTGGGAAAGTACCTAGCAAATGTATAAGCATCAATGTTGTCTTTAAGTTCAAATATcgcaaaaaaaatatagaaaacttcAGCTAAGCACCTCTTTATGCTTAAATATTAACGGAGTCAGTATGCCTTTTATAAGGGGAGAAGCCATGGTGACCAAAAAAAAGCaacttatatgtatatatgtatagtaTTAATAAAAGACAGAACGTTGAACATGTATAACACGAATCTACATGCCGATCAACTCAATCAAAACCTATCACCAACTCGTCGTTATATACATAAATAATCTGAAAAACCAATATGAACCTTCCATCACCTTCCATCCTCCATTACACTAAACGACTCCACCACCAGCAAACGGACCAGTAATTTGATGCCATTTATACGACAAGGGAGAGAACAAAAAACAGCAGCACACATATGGCCAGGCTCACCACAAGAAAACAAGGAAGAAACTATACTCTGAAAAAACAGAGAACAATGCGTTCACCCTTCTTGTTTGGAAACTAACCTGCCATTGTGGACAACGACTCTGACTACTATCCCCGTCTTCAGTAACTATTTTAACCCATGTCATTCATTCTATCATTCATAATACTTTGCTCTAAGATCTAAGATGTATGCACTACAAATAGAAAATCGAGTTCAATACTAATTTCATGCCAGTGTCAACTCTAACCCCTCTTCCTTTTCATTATCATTGAGTTGAAAGGAATCAAATGCACGAGGGCACTGCATTTGAACGAGCATAGCTccacaaacaaaaccaaaaaccaaccATATCTGTGACTGGCACCTAACCGTGAGCACAGAATAGGAGGAAATAAAAACCTTCGTGCATTTGTAACCTCGGCATCTCAAACCATACTTCAAAATGGAGAGAACTGGACTTCAATTGCTGGATGATACTAGATTGGAGGCTCAAATATCATTTCCTGCATCATAAGTGAAGAAGAGGCCTCTCAGTATTGTGGGTGACAATGGATATCTCTTCTCTTAAATCGCAACATAAGGAAAATATTAAACAAGGCAAACCTGATCACACACAGGACATGTGTCACTTCGTTCCATCCATTCAAGAATGCAAGCAAGGTGAAAATGATGATCGCATTTTGTGgtaatttttggattttgtggaTCATACTCTGCAGAGAAGAAAGGAAATGATCTAGTAACTGAATGTGTCACATATTTAGAGGCAAGCGGAAAAACAAAGAGTGCAGTTTGAATGGACAACTTCAAGCAACAATGTCGTTGatcataagaaattaaatgaaGGAACTTCCTCTTTAAAAGAAAGATAACGGTTTAATTATACAATTCTAGAATGGTTGAACCAAGGACTTTACCTTCCAAACAGGTGGGACAAAGATCCTCTTCCTCCATTGTTAAAGTAATAGATTCCACTGATTTCGCAAGTTCAACTTCTGACTTCTTCAACGGATCAAGTTCTGAATCAGTTTGGGCTTTGCAGTCCGCACCCTTCAGGTCTTCACACTTGGGTGAAACTTCTCGGGTATTTCCACCAACTGCTTCTTGAACAGAATCAGAATTTGTTGCTGTCTGCAATGCTGATTCACTCTTGCTGCCACAAATCTCTTGCACCGATGGTGGAGTATGAGGATCCTCTATAGCCACATCATATGGAATAGGGGCAGGAGGTGGTCTATAAGTGTCAGGTATTGATGTATCCAAATTTGTATCAACTAGGAGTCCAGTAGAGACTGCAGAGGCACCTCCTTGGCGAGACGATAAAGGAACATGCTCATCCGATGTCCTTGGAAACTGCATTGTAATTCAAATTCACAAAAATATGAATAACAAGAAACAAGATAAATCACAAAATCAACTTCACTGCCAACACACTGATTTAAAAGACTGAATTCATTAATCAAGTCAATTATCAAAGGCCAAATCCACTTAAAACATTCACAAGAAACAAATAACCCCACAAAATGTTTTTAACAAAAGCGACGCAATTCAACGCtaagaaatagaaaaataaaaaacagtattTAGAATTTAGAGCGAGTGAGGGAAAGCATTCTACTTACGTAATAGTATGTTGGTGCAGCATTTAGCTCCGTTCCTTTGGAagaacagcagcagcagcctcCCATTGTCTTCTTTTACTTATTATCTCTGCTGTGGAGAACTCGAGGCACTTGGTGCCACATATCCCTTAAACATAAAAAACGAAAAGGACGTTGTTAGATGACTGCAATAAGATGAACAATTTgcccaaaataaacaaaaaacctACAATTGATGATTTCAAACCCCATGACCAATAACTACGATTCAAGTCTTGACACCCGCGGATTAAACCAACTGTTCAAACACAATAGACCCTAAACACGTTCCTAGTGATATTAGTACAAAACCCCCACCATGGTAATTACTGCAAAACCCAACAAACCCATCATATTAGCAGCAAAACCCAATTCATGGagcttaaaaaataattaaaaattagtgaAAATCCAATCTTCTCCGGAACCAACACCCAATTCTATACACTTCGAGCAATTATCACGAGTAAAACAGCATCAAATTATCATGGAAGCAACTGAAGCAATCAAATTATACACAGACAACAAACAGCATCAAATTATTAGGGAAGCCATAAACTAAAAGCCTAAGCAGTCAATACCAATACacttttaaaaaggaaaaaaatacatGATCAGCCGAAAAATCTCAAAACCAATGAATTAAAAGCAGAAACAAAAAATCGAACAGGATTTTACAGAAAAACTCTTGAAaaatcgataaaaaaaaaaaaaacaaagaggaagaagaagtaaAAAA encodes the following:
- the LOC137710871 gene encoding probable E3 ubiquitin-protein ligase RHB1A — encoded protein: MGGCCCCSSKGTELNAAPTYYYFPRTSDEHVPLSSRQGGASAVSTGLLVDTNLDTSIPDTYRPPPAPIPYDVAIEDPHTPPSVQEICGSKSESALQTATNSDSVQEAVGGNTREVSPKCEDLKGADCKAQTDSELDPLKKSEVELAKSVESITLTMEEEDLCPTCLEEYDPQNPKITTKCDHHFHLACILEWMERSDTCPVCDQEMIFEPPI